From the genome of Agrobacterium tumefaciens:
CATCTGTAGAAGCGGGTGCCGCAAGCCGGCGGTTGTCGTTGGCGAGAGCGGCGGCTGTGTATTGTGCGATCATGAATCCGGAATGGCTTCCAGCATCGCGGGCGAGAAAGGGCGGCAACCCATTAACCAGCGGATTGACGAGCCTGTCGATCCGCCGTTCACTCATCGCCGCGATCTGCGCAATCGCAATCGCAAGTCCGTCTGCCGCCTGACCAAGCGCTGGGGCGACAGCGTGAGCCTCGGACCATACGAGAGGCTCCTCAGTTGTGCCGGAAATTGCGGGATTGTCTGTCGTCGAAGCCAGTTCGCGGTCAACGATGGCAGAGCAGTTCTCGAAAACGTCGCGTGCCGCACCATGCGCATGCGGAATGGCGCGCAGGCTCAACGCGTCCTGTGTCCGCTTGCCCCGTGCGGCTGCGATCAGGCCACTGCCGAAAAGACGTCTCCTCAGAGTAGCCCCGACGGTCGCGATGCCCGGCGATTTGTGCAAGGCCAAAACCGCCTCGTCGAAAGCTGCCATCTGGCCGCCAACCGCCTCCAGCGTCAACGCGGATATTGCGTCCGCCCATTCAAGCAGATGCTCGGCACGCGCCAGGGCAACGCTCGAAAGGCCCGTTGCACATGACGTTCCATTCACAAGGCTCAAGCCTTCCTTGGCGCCAAGAACCAGCGGCTGGAGGCCAATCTCTTTCAGAGCATCTCTTCCAGAGACTTGCTTGCCACCAATCCGCGCAGAGCTTTCCCCGATCAGCACCAGAGCGACATGCGCATTGTGCGTCAGGTATCCGGCCGATCCACGCGACGGGATATCTGGAATACAGTCGCGCGCCAGAAACGTCGCCAGATGGGTGACGATGTCCTTTCGTACACCGGAGTGGCCATGCGCGAAGTTGGCGATTTGAGCTGCGATGATCGCGCGGACTTCGCGGCGATCAAGGAGCGGGCCGATGCCGCAGGCGTGGCTAAGAACGATGCTGCGCGAAAGCCGGCCCTGCGCGGTTCGATCGACCACGGTATCCGACAGTGCGCCGACGCCAGTGTTGATGCCATAAGCTCGAATGCCGCTTTTGACGATGCTGTCGACGATACGATGAGCCGTCTCGATCCTTTGATAGGCAGCATCAGACAGGCTGAGATTATCTCCCTGGCTGACCTGTGCCACGCCCCGCCAGTCGAGGCCTTCATCCAGAAACACGGTCATGGGATCTTCCTGGCAGACGAGAGCGATACGGCGCAAGTTGACATCATATTTTCCGTTTAAAGGGACGCAGGCGGTAACCAGACCGGGCGGACATCAGGTGCTGTAAAGACGATAGCGGCTTCCAGGGTAGAGCAAACGTACCGAAGAGATGACGCCGTCCTGAGACCACGTCCGGCGTCGAACCAGCAGGCAAGGCTCGGTCTTTGAGATCGCAAGGAGCTTGCATTCCCAGGCCTGGGCGGTCACGGCCTCGATATGCTGTTCAGCCCTGACGATTGGTGCAACGGCGGTAAGATAGCCGTTTGGCGTGGTCGTACCGAAATCCTGGCTCAGGTAATCGGGTACGATCTGATGGTTGACGAAACGATCCTCAATCTGCATCGGCACACTGTCTTCGGCGTGGACGATGATCGAATGAGCAACCGTGCTTCCGATGTCCACGGCGAGCGCTTCCGACAGCTCCAGATTGCAGTCCTCTGTACGAAGCAGGATAACCTGGGCGGTGTGAACTCCGCCATTCTGGGTAATCTCGTCGGCAATGTTGGGGACGCTCTGAAACTGTGACGTCCGCTTCTTGCTGGCGACGAACGAACCTTTGCCCTGCACACGCACGACGAAGCCTTCATCGGCAAGCTCACGCAAGGCGCGGTTTGCCGTCATGCGGCTGACGCCCAGCATATCGACCAGCTCGTTCTCCGAGGGGACGCGCTGACCGACTGGCCACTCGCCGGTTTCGACGCGGCTGCGCACATAGTCCTTGAGCTTGACGTAGAGTGGCGGGGCGGGAGCCTTCTCGTCTTGGCTGATTTCGACCTTGTCTGGTGCCGTCTGCATCGGGTTCCAACGAGGGTTAGTGCGTCAGGCCGAAGGCCCGGCATCTGACGATGGTGAATTTGCGGATACCGCGGATGCCGTACCCGCAAATAACGGTCAGTTCAACTTGTGTTTGGTCAACCATTCCTCGGCCACGACATCGAAGCTGTCATGATTGGCCAGACGGCCGTTCATGACGATGAGGTCTGCAGTCGTCAACGCGGCGGAGACGGCATCGAGCGTCGCCGTCACGACGTCGCTAACCTTTGGGGTTGCGATAACCGGAACGATGTTCTGGGCAGGAAAGAGGTTCTTCGTATCCTCCAGCACGATGAGGTCGTTGGCGGCGATCGCGGGGTCGGTCGAGAACAGGTTTGCAACCTGAACCTGATCATTGACGAGCGCCGACAGCGTCAGTGGTCCGCCGACATCCAGCGACTTGAATGAGCTGAACTCCAGGCCGTAAAGGTCCTTGAGGCCAATGATACCCTCTTTTCTGGTCTTCCATTCTGGTGGGCCACCGAGAACCAGTTGCGAAGCGACCGGAGAAAGATCGGCAATTGTCTTCAGCTTGTATTTCTCGGCCGTTGCGCGTGTGACCGCAACGCTGTCGGAATCCTGCGCCGCAGAGGGTGTCAACATCGAAACGCCCTTCGGCAGAACGGCCTTGAGCGCTGCCGCCACATCTGCCGGAGAATGGGCGGTTGCATTCTTGTCGAGGTAACTCAGTGTTGCGCCTGCATATTCGGGCAGCAGGTCGATCGAACCATCGAGCAGAGCCGGTATGTAGACCTCGCGGCTGCCGATGCTCAGTTTTGTTTCAGCCTTGATGCCCTTTGCTGCAAGCGCCTTGGCGTAAATCGTCGCCAATAGCTGGCTTTCCGGGAAGTCGGCGGAGCCGACGATAATGGTTGTGTTGTCCGTCCTGGCGGCCGGAGCAGCCCCGAGCGGATCGGTCTGGCCAAGCGCCGTGGTAGCTGAAAGAGCCATGAGCGCAAATGCGCCGACGGCTTTGATGATGCTGAATGCCATGCAAGCTACTCCTCTGGATTATATAGTCGTCAGGGTGAAAATGAATTTTGTTTGATGCACGCCGCCCTTAATGGCGGCGCGTTAGTCCAGGTGACACCGTAAGCCTCGATATGATGCCGATTGCGAGGTCAACCGCCAGAGCGAGACCTCCGACGAGGACCGCACCTGCGGCCATCTGGTAATAATCGTTTTGGGCACGACCATCGATGATCAGGCGGCCGAGCCCCCCCAGAGACACGTAGGCGGCGATCGTTGCGGTTGATATGATCTGCAGTGTTGCACTGCGCAGTCCCGAAAAGATCAGCGGCAGTGCACAGGGCAGCTCGACATCGAAGAGAATGTCGAGTGGACGTTTGCCCATGCCTCGCGCTGCATCCACCGCCGCAGGATCGACGGCCGCAATCCCGGCATAGGTTCCGCTCATGATAGGCGGCACGGCCAGGAGCACGAGAACGATAATGCTCGGGACGATGAAGGCCATATCGGACGCAAAAACGGGACCGAAAAGGATGACCAGAAGAACGATGAGACCGAGGCTCGGAAGCGCCCGCAACGCATTGGCAAGGCCAGCGATGAAGACGATGCCCCGCCTTGTGTGGCCAACGTAGAGCCCGACAGGCATGCCGATCAGACATGCGAAGAAAAGTGCAATGGCGCTATAGGCCAGGTGTTGTACGATGAGCGCAAAGACACCGTCAGTGCCAGTCCAGTGTGCCGGGTTTGAGAACCAGTCGATCATCGCTCAGCGCCTCCCGCCTGCCAGGGTGTCAGGCGACGTGCAATGAACAGGACGATCCCGTCCAGCAGTGCTGCCAGCATGATACATAGTAGAATGCCCGCGATGATCGGTGTCAGGAAGCGCAACTGCAGCCCCTGTGTGAAAAGCAGGCCGAGTTGCGGCGTGCCGACGAGAGCGGCCACGGAAACAATGCTGACATTTGATACCACTGCGACGCGCAGTCCTGCTGCGATGACCGGGACGGCCAGGGGCAGTTCGACGACGAGCAGCCGGGTGAGGCGACGATAACCCATGGCATTCGCCGCCTGAACGACGTCCGGAGACACGGAATCGAGACCGTCACTGACCGTGCGAACCAGAAGCGCCAGTGCGTAAATTGTCAATGCGACGACGACGTTCAGCGGATCAAGGATTCGCGTGCCAAGGACAAGCGGCAGAAGCACGAACAGGGCCAGCGACGGAATGGTGTAGAGGAGGCCGGCTGCGCCAAGCATGGTGGAGCGGAAAAAGCCGGCACGTTGCGCGATCCAGCCCAGCGGCAGCGCGAGGACAAGCCCGATCAGGACAGGGACGACGGAAAGCCCCAGGTGCCAGACAAAGAGTTCGGCGATCCGTCCGGATTCGCGGTACAGCCAGTCGAACCTCATGGTTGCACCGCCAGGCGACCGGTACGTGAAGCCTCGATTGCGGCAACGACATTCGGCAACGTCACCGTGCCGACCAGTTCGCCCACCGGGCTGACAATCACGCCACGGCCGGACGGCGAGCTGAGCGCAGCGTCCAGTACATGCCGCAGACTGCTGCCTTCAGCGGCAAGCGTTCCGCTGAGGTTGATATCGCCTTCGCGCAATGGATTTTTGATGCTTTGGACATCTGCCCAGCCAATCGGTCTGTTTTCAGCATCGGCCACAAGAACCCACCGATCCGTGGCAATCTCGCGCAGGGCCTCCGGGCTGGTGCCGAGGACTGCCGTCGGTTCCTTTCCAAGGGCGACGCCGTTGTCGAACTCCGAAAAGCCGAGAATGCGGTAGCCACGGTCGCGCCCAATGAAGTCTGCGACGAAGTCGTCGGCTGGCCGTGCGAGCAGCTCCTGTGGCGTTGCAATCTGTGCAAGCGTGCCGCCGGTTCGGAGAACGGCGACCTGATCGCCGAGCTTGAGCGCTTCATCGATATCGTGCGTTACCATGATGATCGTTTTGCCGATCTCGCGCTGCAGGCGCAGGAACTCATCCTGCAACTGGTTACGCACGACCGGATCGACCGCGCTGAACGGCTCATCCATCAGCATGAATTTCGGATCGGATGCAAGTGCGCGGGCAACGCCTACACGCTGTTGCTGGCCGCCCGAAAGCTGCCACGGATAGCGATCCGCAAATGCCGCGGAAAGCCCGACGCGATCGAGCAGGTCATGGGCGGTGCGAAGAGCCTGTTGCTTGGGCGTCCCGTTCAGGCGGGCCGTTGTGGCAATGTTCTGAACGACCGTTCTGTGGGGAAAAAGACCGGCGTTCTGGATGACGTAGCCGATCCTGCGGCGCAGCAGGGCGACATCCATTGTGTCCGTGCGCTCACCATCAAGGAGAATAGACCCAGATGTGGGTGCTATCAGTCTGTTGATCATCCGCAGCGACGTCGTCTTGCCACAGCCCGAGGGACCGACGAACACAGTCAGTTTTCCGGTTGGGGCCGTGAGCGACAGTTTGTCGACTGCGATGGTATCGCCGCGGTAGTGCTTACTGACTTGGTCGAAGGTTATCATAAGCATAATCCTTTTTGGCCAGGTGCGGTCGTGTCGACATGCGATGCCGTCGCGCTTCTGGTTGTCTATACAAGCATGAAGATTGACGTTGCGCAAGCCGCCTTGCCTAAAGAATTTGCGCGAGGCAACTGTGATAAAAAATTATGCGAAAACGATCGCTTTTCGACATATATTTTGTTGAGAAATCGGATATTTAGGTTCGGAATTCTACGCCTCGTTTGACTGCAATCAGGAGGCATGCTGTCTGGGGCGAGTTGATCGTCCGACCGTTTCAAATTCCTCAAGGGTTCGCTTGTGAGGCGACGGCGGTTCCTCGATTCAGTCGCGCCTGATGAATGCTGTGGCTTTGGCAACTTGAGTTTGGGGAAAGTCTCGCGCCGCGTCGCTTTCCACGCTTTAAACTATGCAAAGACACCGCGCCGACGGGCAGCCAATTCTATTGATTCCTGACTTGCGCTCTTGAGCTCAGCACTGTCGTGCAGGCGCTTTAACGCGCAGGTGGAAACTCAAGCTTTTGGACATCATAACCGAGTTCGCTCGCCTTGCGGACCATCTGTTTCAGCTGTGCCTTGGTGGGAACCGTCCTGGAGTAAATCCACAGATCCGACATTGATGGGGTGGCGCTGATGAACCAAGCCTTGTCCGGCGACTTGTAGAGGACCCAGTAGTTGAAGGTAATCAGAAGCGGATAGCGAACACGCATTTTTGCGTTAGTCGTACCAAAGTCCTCAATCTTCCCGGTTCCACGGACTGTCTTTAACCTGCCTGTCGGCGTATCAACGTAGCAGCCGTCCTCCACAATGACCTCATCCGCTTTAGCACCTTTACGGTAGGTCGAATATCCGGCGACGCACCCATCTGTCAGGAACATCGGCGGTCGTCCAATCTCCAGCCAGGTTCCCCGATAATGATCAGGCCCGACCTTGACAACCTTGGGCGCCGCGCCGGCATCGGTCGTGAAGCTGGAAACAAGACCAAGTGCGATCAAGAGAAATGTTGGAACGCAAGAACGTGGTCCCATCGCGATTTCCTCCAACTGATAAATTCTTTTAACGACAAATTTCCGGATTGGGTTCAATGGAAAAGTAGCATTCGCGATGACGTGAACCGCGAGAGTCACCAAGTGCCAATCGAGGAACGTGCAGGAAAAGCCATTTACTTGACAGTATTAGACGGCGATTTGTGTCTGGGCACGCGGCATTTCTGGCTACGTGATGACTTGCAATTGACGATCCTTGCCGTGGCGTGACCGGATCGCAAAACGCCAGCTTCTCAACTCAGTTCTGATCGTTTGGTTCCGGTTTGCCCGCGTGTGTGACAATTCCTCGTC
Proteins encoded in this window:
- a CDS encoding histidine ammonia-lyase — protein: MTVFLDEGLDWRGVAQVSQGDNLSLSDAAYQRIETAHRIVDSIVKSGIRAYGINTGVGALSDTVVDRTAQGRLSRSIVLSHACGIGPLLDRREVRAIIAAQIANFAHGHSGVRKDIVTHLATFLARDCIPDIPSRGSAGYLTHNAHVALVLIGESSARIGGKQVSGRDALKEIGLQPLVLGAKEGLSLVNGTSCATGLSSVALARAEHLLEWADAISALTLEAVGGQMAAFDEAVLALHKSPGIATVGATLRRRLFGSGLIAAARGKRTQDALSLRAIPHAHGAARDVFENCSAIVDRELASTTDNPAISGTTEEPLVWSEAHAVAPALGQAADGLAIAIAQIAAMSERRIDRLVNPLVNGLPPFLARDAGSHSGFMIAQYTAAALANDNRRLAAPASTDGGLTSGLQEDFLAHPTAAANKLLAVLDNAEYILAIEWMAAVQAHDFLGGSAQRAAGTNALHSLLRTHVAPYADDRPLSADMETVRALLARSALPN
- the hutC gene encoding histidine utilization repressor — translated: MQTAPDKVEISQDEKAPAPPLYVKLKDYVRSRVETGEWPVGQRVPSENELVDMLGVSRMTANRALRELADEGFVVRVQGKGSFVASKKRTSQFQSVPNIADEITQNGGVHTAQVILLRTEDCNLELSEALAVDIGSTVAHSIIVHAEDSVPMQIEDRFVNHQIVPDYLSQDFGTTTPNGYLTAVAPIVRAEQHIEAVTAQAWECKLLAISKTEPCLLVRRRTWSQDGVISSVRLLYPGSRYRLYST
- a CDS encoding ABC transporter substrate-binding protein produces the protein MAFSIIKAVGAFALMALSATTALGQTDPLGAAPAARTDNTTIIVGSADFPESQLLATIYAKALAAKGIKAETKLSIGSREVYIPALLDGSIDLLPEYAGATLSYLDKNATAHSPADVAAALKAVLPKGVSMLTPSAAQDSDSVAVTRATAEKYKLKTIADLSPVASQLVLGGPPEWKTRKEGIIGLKDLYGLEFSSFKSLDVGGPLTLSALVNDQVQVANLFSTDPAIAANDLIVLEDTKNLFPAQNIVPVIATPKVSDVVTATLDAVSAALTTADLIVMNGRLANHDSFDVVAEEWLTKHKLN
- a CDS encoding ABC transporter permease; its protein translation is MIDWFSNPAHWTGTDGVFALIVQHLAYSAIALFFACLIGMPVGLYVGHTRRGIVFIAGLANALRALPSLGLIVLLVILFGPVFASDMAFIVPSIIVLVLLAVPPIMSGTYAGIAAVDPAAVDAARGMGKRPLDILFDVELPCALPLIFSGLRSATLQIISTATIAAYVSLGGLGRLIIDGRAQNDYYQMAAGAVLVGGLALAVDLAIGIISRLTVSPGLTRRH
- a CDS encoding ABC transporter permease subunit, which translates into the protein MRFDWLYRESGRIAELFVWHLGLSVVPVLIGLVLALPLGWIAQRAGFFRSTMLGAAGLLYTIPSLALFVLLPLVLGTRILDPLNVVVALTIYALALLVRTVSDGLDSVSPDVVQAANAMGYRRLTRLLVVELPLAVPVIAAGLRVAVVSNVSIVSVAALVGTPQLGLLFTQGLQLRFLTPIIAGILLCIMLAALLDGIVLFIARRLTPWQAGGAER
- a CDS encoding ABC transporter ATP-binding protein, whose protein sequence is MITFDQVSKHYRGDTIAVDKLSLTAPTGKLTVFVGPSGCGKTTSLRMINRLIAPTSGSILLDGERTDTMDVALLRRRIGYVIQNAGLFPHRTVVQNIATTARLNGTPKQQALRTAHDLLDRVGLSAAFADRYPWQLSGGQQQRVGVARALASDPKFMLMDEPFSAVDPVVRNQLQDEFLRLQREIGKTIIMVTHDIDEALKLGDQVAVLRTGGTLAQIATPQELLARPADDFVADFIGRDRGYRILGFSEFDNGVALGKEPTAVLGTSPEALREIATDRWVLVADAENRPIGWADVQSIKNPLREGDINLSGTLAAEGSSLRHVLDAALSSPSGRGVIVSPVGELVGTVTLPNVVAAIEASRTGRLAVQP